In Oryza sativa Japonica Group chromosome 2, ASM3414082v1, the following are encoded in one genomic region:
- the LOC4329796 gene encoding heavy metal-associated isoprenylated plant protein 46 → MRTEMLIRMQASSEKNGNAKAMKVAAAMDGVESVTLAGEGRNLLRVVGSGVDSNHLTSRLRRKVGHADIVELRTLHDTYPRGAAAGSYAATSTSGRLGSSNGGYYYSSQLSAGRGGAYSSGGHQLYGGGYDSPYYHQAPQHPYDGGYYPSPYGAAAVQHEYYTTSSNDDPNGCSIM, encoded by the exons ATGAGG ACGGAGATGCTTATCAGGATGCAGGCGAGCTCGGAGAAGAATGGGAACGCCAAGGCcatgaaggtggcggcggcgatggacggcgtCGAGTCCGTGACGCTGGCCGGGGAAGGTCGGAACCTGCTGCGGGTGGTCGGCTCCGGCGTCGACTCCAACCACCTCaccagccgcctccgccggaagGTCGGCCACGCCGACATCGTCGAGCTCCGCACCCTGCACGACACCTacccacgtggcgccgccgccggcagctacGCCGCCACCTCAACGAGCGGCCGCCTCGGCAGCAGCAACGGCGGTTACTACTACTCCTCCCAGCTCTccgccgggcgcggcggcgcctacAGCTCCGGCGGCCACCAGCTGTACGGCGGCGGCTACGACTCGCCGTACTACCACCAGGCGCCGCAGCATCCGTACGACGGCGGCTACTACCCGTCGCCgtacggcgccgccgcggtgcaGCACGAGTACTACACGACGAGCAGCAACGACGATCCCAACGGCTGCTCCATCATGTAG
- the LOC4329797 gene encoding uncharacterized protein, with the protein MTITTAAITTRRHRRRTTRTRRRRRRTTRTNRRRRRLRGRRTSAKARGAATGPAATASTTATDTTTNPAATTGPATATSAAPSSPARRIYVDIAVRRTMCVYDCIRNTSSIVVLLIALFVVINKLRHACQRVYAVPTCVCTYVYGLLGHECELFPKATCTMRQSMAYNIVIT; encoded by the coding sequence ATGACGATCACGACGGCGGCGATCACgacccgtcgccatcgccgccggaccACGAGgacccgtcgccgtcgccgccggaccACGAGgacgaaccgccgccgccgtcgtctccgggGAAGGAGGACGTCTGCAAAGGCAAGGGGTGCTGCGACTGGTCCGGCGGCGACTGCAAGCACTACTGCGACGGATACGACGACAAATCCTGCTGCGACGACTGGTCCGGCGACTGCCACAAGTGCTGCTCCAAGTAGCCCGGCCCGCCGTATATACGTCGATATCGCCGTACGCCGTACTATGTGTGTATACGACTGTATACGCAACACAAGCTCGATCGTAGTATTGCTTATTGCACTCTTCGTCGTCATCAATAAATTAAGGCACGCGTGTCAGCGTGTGTACGCGGTGCCGACGTGCGTTTGTACGTACGTGTACGGCTTGCTAGGCCATGAGTGTGAGCTCTTTCCAAAGGCTACATGTACTATGCGCCAGTCGATGGCTTATAATATTGTAATAACATAA
- the LOC112937912 gene encoding uncharacterized protein has translation MACKKYTTESGQRADVLADDRAGLCRRKVTQTTRTGFLYAPDSVATPERSQIQRCLNQKYQRQAVVKKHILMNGMETTYTRWIHHGESLDVNVIDDPIDMNENNDGSTTMVTEDDNYGDRLEGILGDLQTAAAQARPDVENQVGAEEPRDKESFLNIVMREAKRQLYPGCTKFSRFSFVVRLLHMKSLYRISNSAFSAHMKLLADAFPECNTLPKSYDEAKGILKEMGLGYESIHVCYNNCVLFRKEYEKHDNCSVCGLSRWKDAERKKIPQKVLRHFPLAPRLKRMFSTKEASEAAQWHKLKRQPVENNMSHPADGEAWQDFDREYPGFAKDARNLRLGLATDGFNPFSEKNTKYSMWPVFVVPYNLAPWECMEESNFMMALLIPGPKSPGKDFDVFLQPLVEDLLELWAGVDTYDAITGKSFKLRAAVLWCIHDYPALSTLSGRTTRGYFACLHCDKHPLSYALRSKIGYFGHFRFLPKEHPLRRNNEFTGLHESNDPPGKFCTEELLAELERVKDVRPGKPQGTGKRKRSNSEGGHVEIWSRMVSLWKLPYWKKLKVRHNLDVMHIEKNICENLIGTILNIKGKTKDTAKARLDLKDLGIKKELQFREDGEMPHARYTLSTEQKKAFCAFLQEVKFPDGFASNISRCLNAEGTTVQGLKTHDCHILLQRILPAAMRGFLDSDIYEAIAELGMFFRKLCSRTLNKDVLVQMKKEIPIILVKLEKIFPPAFFDVMVHLAIHLPDEALLRGPVQYGWMYPIERRLYTLKRYVRNRSRPEGSIAEAYIADECLTFCSKYMDDVETRFNREPRNKGFSNEEAYGVDVFGHGVNFTSAPEYVYDENGIDQMVWFVLNNCAQVEYYVNLFIEELETQGVPNIERMLRQGFQTWFRNHILKKYSTNPEEVDVDIFSLACGPDLRVRKYSSCIVNGVRFNTVNRDKNKKTLNSGVMSQATHNGQLIDFFGNIKEIIQLDYNLEERSVVLFECDWFKLDGKRTALKDDGFFKSINVGSLWYKNDCFILATHATKVFYLPDTKLGENWQVVQTFDHRHLYNVSQTEVSATAYQEDECYDEEDPRRPVSSIIYDTPLNRDDERGPVFEAAEIARLMKESSKEVNVIGDEDEDEEDDTLMEYFNEEDDSVMEVDSDDE, from the exons ATGGCGTGCAAAAAATACACAACAGAATCAGGGCAACGCGCGGATGTGCTCGCCGACGACCGCGCAGGACTGTGTCGGCGGAAGGTGACGCAGACGACCAGGACAGGCTTCCTCTATGCCCCTGATTCTGTTGCAACACCGGAGAGGAGTCAGATCCAGCG ATGCCTTAATCAGAAGTACCAAAGACAGGCTGTTGTGAAGAAGCACATACTGATGAATGGTATGGAAACTACTTATACTCGGTGGATTCATCATGGAGAGAGCTTAGATGTCAATGTTATTGACGATCCTATTGATATGAATGAAAATAATGATGGTTCCACAACTATGGTGACAGAGGATGACAACTATGGTGATCGTTTGGAAGGAATTTTAGGAGACCTACAGACTGCAGCGGCACAAGCAAGACCGGATGTAGAAAATCAAGTTGGTGCTGAAGAACCTCGTGATAAAGAGTCATTTTTGAATATTGTCATGAGAGAGGCAAAGCGTCAACTTTATCCTGGTTGTACCAAATTTTCAAGGTTCTCATTTGTGGTAAGGCTTCTTCATATGAAGTCATTATATAGGATCAGCAATTCTGCTTTTTCTGCACACATGAAGCTATTGGCTGATGCTTTCCCAGAATGCAATACACTCCCAAAATCATATGATGAAGCAAAAGGCATTCTAAAGGAAATGGGTCTTGGTTATGAATCAATACATGTGTGCTACAATAATTGTGTGCTGTTCAGAAAGGAATATGAGAAGCATGACAATTGCTCGGTTTGTGGTCTCTCGAGATGGAAAGATGCAGAAAGAAAGAAGATTCCACAAAAAGTGTTGCGGCATTTTCCATTGGCACCTAGGCTAAAGAGGATGTTTTCGACCAAAGAAGCATCAGAAGCGGCACAGTGGCACAAGTTAAAGCGACAGCCCGTTGAGAATAATATGAGCCACCCAGCTGATGGCGAGGCATGGCAAGATTTTGACCGTGAATATCCTGGTTTTGCAAAGGATGCAAGAAACCTTAGACTTGGCCTAGCTACTGATGGGTTCAATCCTTTTTCAGAAAAGAACACAAAATATAGCATGTGGCCTGTGTTTGTTGTGCCCTACAACCTAGCACCGTGGGAGTGCATGGAGGAATCAAACTTTATGATGGCTTTGCTTATTCCAGGTCCGAAATCACCTGGGAAGGACTTTGATGTATTTTTACAGCCTCTTGTAGAGGATTTACTTGAGCTTTGGGCAGGTGTTGATACTTATGATGCTATTACTGGCAAATCATTTAAACTTCGTGCAGCGGTTTTGTGGTGCATCCATGATTACCCAGCTTTGAGTACTCTCTCAGGGCGTACAACAAGGGGCTATTTTGCTTGTCTCCATTGTGACAAGCATCCTCTTTCATATGCCTTAAGGAGCAAAATTGGTTATTTTGGGCACTTCCGTTTCCTTCCAAAGGAACATCCTTTGAGGAGAAACAATGAGTTTACTGGACTTCACGAAAGCAATGATCCACCAGGTAAATTCTGTACAGAAGAGTTGCTGGCTGAATTGGAGAGAGTTAAAGACGTCAGACCTGGGAAGCCACAAGGAACTGGGAAAAGGAAGCGTTCCAACTCTGAAGGGGGTCATGTGGAAATTTGGAGCCGGATGGTTAGTTTATGGAAGTTGCCATATTGGAAAAAACTAAAGGTGAGACATAATCTTGATGTGATGCACATTGAAAAAAACATATGTGAGAACCTAATTGGGACAATTCTCAATATAAAGGGCAAGACAAAAGACACAGCTAAAGCTAGGCTTGATTTGAAAGATTTGGGTATTAAAAAGGAGCTGCAATTTAGAGAGGATGGAGAGATGCCTCATGCTAGATATACCTTGTCTACTGAACAGAAGAaggctttttgtgcttttttACAAGAGGTCAAGTTTCCAGATGGATTTGCTTCCAACATCTCAAGATGTTTAAATGCTGAGGGAACAACGGTACAGGGGCTGAAAACACATGATTGTCACATTCTTTTGCAAAGAATTTTGCCCGCTGCCATGAGAGGATTTCTGGACAGTGATATTTATGAAGCAATAGCTGAGTTGGGGATGTTTTTTAGGAAATTGTGCAGCAGAACTCTTAACAAGGATGTGCTGGTTCAAATGAAGAAAGAAATCCCTATAATTTTGGTGAAGCTTGAGAAAATTTTCCCTCCAGCTTTCTTTGATGTGATGGTACACCTTGCTATACATTTACCTGATGAGGCATTGCTCAGGGGTCCTGTGCAATATGGGTGGATGTACCCAATTGAAAGGCGACTATATACTTTGAAGCGATATGTGAGGAATAGGTCACGACCAGAAGGTTCAATTGCCGAGGCTTATATTGCTGATGAGTGTCTGACATTTTGCTCTAAATACATGGACGATGTTGAAACAAGATTTAATCGGGAGCCAAGAAATAAAGGTTTCTCCAATGAAGAAGCTTATGGTGTTGATGTTTTTGGGCATGGAGTTAATTTTACTTCTGCACCTGAATATGTATATGATGAAAATGGCATTGATCAAATGGTGTGGTTTGTGCTAAACAACTGTGCCCAAGTTGAGTATTACGTCAA ttTGTTCATAGAAGAGTTAGAGACACAAGGGGTGCCTAACATTGAAAGAATGCTTCGACAAGGATTTCAGACCTGGTTTAGGAACCAT ATTTTGAAGAAGTATAGTACAAATCCAGAAGAGGTGGATGTTGATATCTTCTCCTTGGCATGCGGTCCTGATTTGAGAGTTAGAAAATACTCCTCGTGCATAGTGAATGGTGTGCGGTTTAACACAGTTAACCGTGACAAGAACAAGAAGACACTGAACAGTGGAGTAATGTCACAAGCTACACATAATGGTCAGTTAATTGATTTTTTTGGAAACATAAAAGAGATAATTCAGTTGGACTATAACTTAGAGGAGAGGTCCGTAGTTTTGTTTGAGTGTGACTGGTTCAAACTGGATGGAAAGAGGACTGCACTTAAAGATGATGGCTTTTTTAAAAGCATCAATGTTGGAAGTTTGTGGTACAAGAATGATTGTTTCATATTGGCCACTCATGCTACGAAGGTTTTCTATTTGCCAGATACAAAGCTGGGTGAAAATTGGCAAGTTGTACAGACATTTGACCATAGGCATCTTTATAACGTAAGTCAGACGGAGGTTAGTGCTACTGCATATCAAGAAGACGAGTGCTATGATGAGGAGGATCCACGCCGACCAGTTTCTAGCATTATATATGATACGCCTTTAAATAGAGATGATGAGCGTGGCCCTGTTTTTGAAGCTGCTGAAATTGCTCGGTTGATGAAAGAATCTAGCAAAGAAGTGAATGTCATtggtgatgaagatgaagatgaagaagatgacaCACTTATGGAGTATTTTAACGAAGAAGATGACTCAGTTATGGAGGTCGATAGTGACGACGAATAG
- the LOC4329799 gene encoding uncharacterized protein — protein sequence MKNSARLKELGLPDRYTPVLEGYVGVHSDQNQSGDSESEYDPLKDDTGEGDLIDDENAKQCSKEKTRKNCNNKTSSIQTGGVKFRSRKRVYAEQMTPKVTRSKKSIAQQDASLTPSDIYGFTQHDDNTLVADLINICMQSFQFMIILDQCLLHLNNFSFNFNCNVHLQLGGVERRDRGNNMGRGLQRLNRACRGKLQVVITEGNIRPVVPLVAAKFATECNIIVRNHVPILPHWKLYKEKPASAYVNLFLGKLKAKFDINIEDDTVKMACTEMMKSAVRQQRYRLKQKYFDPFPLHLVTKTSPVKFMSNEQWTQLLESWKSPQKMEMCQKNKENRGNVKYHHTTGSRAYMVHVENLDDKYNDEEPNAFDLFKEFHYSKKKKCYTPVVQEAITRMENKLSTTTEGEELKSAAQVVADVLAENTKKNRFLKNVGFHNAQPRFSEQSTETELEAEKRTNAELRAQVADLSNKVQESEQARIKDREEMKRSQSEMEAKVNLLLSQIRPS from the exons ATGAAGAACAGTGCAAGGCTGAAGGAGCTTGGACTTCCTGATCGCTACACCCCAGTTTTGGAAGGCTATGTTGGTGTTCATTCTGACCAGAATCAAAGTGGAGATTCGGAGTCCGAGTATGATCCTTTAAAGGATGATACTGGTGAAGGAGATTTGATTGATGATGAGAATGCAAAG CAGTGCTCTAAGGAGAAGACTCGCAAGAACTGTAACAACAAAACTTCAAGTATCCAGACTGGTGGAGTCAAGTTTCGGTCTCGCAAGAGAGTTTATGCAGAGCAAATGACTCCTAAAGTTACAAGGTCAAAGAAAAGCATTGCCCAACAAGATGCAAGTCTCACACCAAGTGATATTT ATGGCTTCACCCAGCATGATGACAACACCCTTGTGGCTGAT TTGATCAATATTTGTATGCAAAGCTTTCAATTCATGATCATCTTGGATCAATGTTTGCTTCACCTCAATAATTTTAGTTTTAATTTCAACTGCAATGTACATTTACAACTAGGGGGAGTGGAGAGAAGGGACCGGGGAAATAATATGGGACGTGGTCTCCAAAGGTTAAACCGAGCGTGCCGTGGCAAGCTGCAAGTTGTCATAACTGAAGGGAATATAAGGCCAGTGGTTCCTCTTGTTGCTGCAAAGTTTGCAACTGAATGCAACATCATAGTTAGGAACCATGTGCCTATACTCCCGCATTGGAAGCTATACAAGGAAAAACCTGCATCTGCGTACGTTAATCTGTTCTTAGGAAAACTAAAG GCCAAGTTTGACATAAACATAGAGGATGATACAGTTAAAATGGCTTGTACTGAGATGATGAAGTCCGCAGTTCGCCAACAAAGATACAGGCTGaagcaaaaatattttgatcCTTTTCCACTACATTTGGttacaaaaacttctcctgtcAAATTCATGAGTAATGAACAGTGGACTCAACTCCTAGAATCATGGAAGAGTCCCCAAAAGATG GAGATGTGTCAAAAGAACAAAGAAAACCGAGGGAATGTTAAGTACCATCACACAACCGGATCTCGTGCATACATGGTTCATGTTGAAAATTTG GATGACAAATACAATGATGAAGAACCTAATGCATTTGATTTGTTCAAGGAGTTCCACtacagcaagaaaaaaaaatgctacacCCCTGTTGTACAGGAGGCTATT ACTCGGATGGAAAACAAGCTATCTACAACAACAGAAGGTGAAGAACTTAAGTCAGCGGCTCAAGTTGTTGCTGATGTGCTTGCTGAGAACACCAAGAAGAATCGGTTCTTGAAGAATGTGGGGTTCCATAATGCCCAGCCTAGATTCAGTGAGCAGAGCACTGAGACAGAACTAGAAGCGGAGAAAAGGACCAATGCTGAGCTTCGTGCACAGGTGGCTGATTTGTCAAACAAAGTGCAAGAATCTGAGCAGGCAAGGATTAAAGACCGAGAGGAGATGAAGAGGAGTCAATCTGAGATGGAAGCAAAAGTTAATCTTTTGCTCAGTCAAATTCGACCAAGTTAA